The following coding sequences are from one Neurospora crassa OR74A linkage group I, whole genome shotgun sequence window:
- a CDS encoding mitotic spindle checkpoint component mad3: protein MTPQDDSVNFDIIESHKENIQALPSGRSARKLAELFSPSHGASSSRQALAPQLTPTPNPTEVKSVNDAIRAEYEAELAAFNPEEQDDPLDIYDRYVRWTLDAYPSASATPQSQLHLLLERATRAFVGSAQYRNDARYLRMWLHYIRMFSDAPREAFVFLSRHQIGEQLALYYEEFAAYLEGEGRWAQAEEVYKMGIEKEARPVSRLVRKFGEFEQRRAALPEGAEDQSNSVPVLPVVRKALGVKSDPFLAAGVERLPRDPQAPRPNMGVGGAAAGPSKPKSKLAIFSDADAAAQQPALGSLSAGSKGWDSIGSLADRKKENTVEPKPWAGEVLKAGGKKPVQKMQVFRDTIKKTTNPMMMNKQQLSQSHIPIHHSQSQVTVNPVSGKRERVFVDLRVIYPTPDEPGTELSFEEIWAARRGWLDVVWEDERKKRPLDAMLTPKRDENMEDLTLEMASTKIVAYHDVLKLDENGKPIYPEHKAGRSAKKNKVIEVNETQIIKAKLDSPSGPKMKKRGSSSEPTMTLHTKAATDDIYDIFNAPLKPTANPSLSDDENRYDSDDYTCGVDDTSKNLATSEAGDETTVVEAIEETDVADEDDDVKSEWSDFTARKHIPDYQGGGDEDHEMTDVLDEELNGQPETSHSQFNHNKVPDENPTQGERPLTHNPPPAPEEVPPTTRNIFVPVPPADYVPTRRPYRDPVEVANNRLPFMTPITERTEFSSLDVTYHHPNMHHPVLTKTPSKAPGLHHDMRDDMSVDGEEEDGQFSENEDEDMLEPESSPLREIPEEDEEEEEQQEKFSPIPVLYGQLGQNQPAARSPLAVKSVTTSPLAHRAVSPLAPRLPGPIIKELQCNPVDELVRKKILANVHPPLTSYEGFYDHRHEKIRKGAEIRKFAQAQSAASKRGRKSTSADKRDSLNEPHPIMLQLPGNPSTKYTIKKELGAGAYAPVYLVENSKPTKTASRTGYGYGQQENENNNLPAHLIRHPREALKMEQPPTAWEFYMMRLAHTRLLAANTSLHHRALASLSPALELHLYQDEGFLFLPFFQHGTLLDVINLFRSESSGVMDEQLAMFFTVELLRAIEALHSVGIMHGDVKVDNCLLRLPTTTDILPTNQYHADGSGGWAARGLTLIDFGRGIDFRQFRQEVQFVADWKPTAQDCAEMREGRPWTWQIDYHGLAGVVHALLFGKYIDTVPCGTSHSRSFGGPGGNDQKRYKIRENLKRYWQTDIWGHCFDLLLNPGSYVDEEEGGNMPVLKGLRTVRERMEGWLEANCERGVGLRGWMGKVEAWSRGRR from the exons CTCTCGACGCCTACCCGTCCGCCTCAGCCACACCGCAGTCGCAGCTGCATCTGCTGCTCGAGCGCGCCACCCGCGCCTTCGTCGGCAGCGCCCAGTACCGTAACGATGCGCGCTACTTGAGGATGTGGCTGCACTACATTCGCATGTTCAGCGATGCGCCCCGCGAGGCATTCGTCTTCCTCTCGAGACACCAGATCGGCGAACAGCTGGCGCTGTACTACGAGGAGTTTGCGGCGTACCTAGAGGGTGAAGGGCGCTGGGCGCAGGCCGAGGAGGTTTACAAGATGGGTATTGAGAAGGAGGCTAGGCCGGTGTCGAGGCTGGTGAGGAAGTTTGGCGAGTTTGAGCAACGACGGGCGGCACTTCCTGAGGGTGCTGAGGATCAGAGCAATAGCGTCCCTGTCCTGCCGGTGGTCAGAAAAGCGCTGGGCGTCAAGTCAGATCCGTTCTTGGCGGCGGGCGTGGAGAGGTTGCCTCGGGATCCGCAAGCGCCGAGACCGAATATGGGCGTTGGAGGAGCAGCTGCGGGACCGTCGAAGCCGAAGAGTAAGCTGGCAATCTTTTCGGATGCAGATGCGGCAGCCCAGCAACCGGCCCTGGGCTCTCTAAGTGCTGGTTCGAAGGGATGGGATAGTATTGGGAGCTTGGCCGatcggaagaaggagaatacCGTGGAACCGAAGCCGTGGGCCGGCGAGGTACTCAAAGCTGGCGGAAAGAAACCTGTACAGAAGATGCAGGTATTCAGGGATACG ATCAAGAAGACTACGAATCCTATGATGATGAACAAGCAACAACTTTCTCAATCACATATTCCAATACACCATTCTCAGTCCCAGGTGACGGTGAACCCGGTATCCGGTAAGCGGGAGAGGGTATTTGTGGACCTCAGAGTGATCTACCCTACGCCTGACGAGCCCGGTACCGAGTTGAGTTTCGAAGAGATATGGGCTGCTCGAAGAGGTTGGCTGGATGTGGTCTGGGAGGACGAGAGAAAGAAACGACCACTAGATGCGATGTTGACTCCAAAGAGGGACGAAAATATGGAAGACCTGACGTTGGAGATGGCGTCGACAAAAATTGTGGCTTACCATGATGTTTTGAAACTGGACGAAAACGGGAAGCCCATCTACCCTGAACACAAGGCTGGCAGGAgcgccaagaagaacaaggtgATTGAGGTGAACGAGACACAGATCA TCAAAGCCAAGCTGGACTCTCCTTCTGGGccaaagatgaagaagagaggcTCGTCATCAGAACCAACCATGACGCTGCACACGAAAGCAGCAACAGATGACATCTACGACATCTTCAACGCTCCGCTTAAACCTACAGCAAACCCCAGTTTAAGCGACGACGAGAATCGCTATGATTCGGATGACTATACTTGCGGTGTGGACGACACCTCGAAGAACCTTGCCACCAGTGAGGCAGGAGATGAGACCACAGTTGTAGAGGCAATCGAGGAAACGGATGTTGcagacgaggatgacgacgTCAAGAGCGAGTGGTCCGACTTCACAGCGCGAAAACACATTCCTGATTACCAAGGTGGTGGGGACGAAGACCATGAAATGACGGATGTTTTGGACGAAGAACTCAACGGCCAGCCTGAAACCTCCCATTCACAGTTTAATCACAACAAGGTTCCAGACGAAAACCCAACGCAGGGTGAGCGTCCCTTGACTCACAACCCCCCACCCGCACCCGAAGAAGTTCCTCCTACCACGAGGAATATCTTCGTACCAGTCCCTCCCGCAGACTACGTCCCGACAAGAAGGCCGTATCGAGATCCGGTAGAAGTGGCTAATAACCGCCTGCCCTTCATGACGCCTATCACAGAAAGAACGGAGTTTTCGTCGCTCGACGTCACGTATCACCACCCAAACATGCATCACCCTGTTCTCACCAAGACCCCGTCTAAGGCACCGGGCCTGCATCACGACATGAGGGATGACATGTCCGtggatggtgaggaggaggacggccAATTTTCTGAaaatgaagatgaagatatGCTCGAGCCGGAGAGCAGTCCGCTGCGTGAGATCCctgaggaagacgaggaagaagaggagcagcAAGAGAAGTTCTCGCCGATTCCAGTCTTGTATGGCCAGTTGGGCCAGAATCAGCCCGCGGCCAGATCCCCTCTCGCCGTGAAGTCAGTTACCACATCACCTTTGGCACACAGAGCGGTTTCTCCTCTCGCGCCCAGGCTTCCAGGGCCTATCATCAAAGAACTGCAGTGCAACCCCGTCGACGAGCTCGTCCGCAAGAAGATCCTCGCTAACGTTCATCCTCCCCTCACCTCGTACGAGGGCTTCTACGACCACCGCCACGAGAAGATCCGCAAGGGCGCCGAAATCCGCAAGTTTGCTCAAGCCCAGTCCGCGGCTAGTAAGCGCGGGAGGAAGAGCACCTCTGCCGACAAGCGCGATTCCCTCAACGAGCCGCATCCTATCATGTTGCAGCTCCCCGGCAATCCCAGCACCAAGTACACCATCAAAAAGGAACTCGGCGCCGGTGCCTATGCCCCTGTCTACCTGGTCGAGAATTCCAAGCCTACCAAGACTGCCTCCCGAACTGGTTATGGTTATGGGCAACAAGAGAACGAGAACAACAACCTTCCCGCCCACCTAATCCGTCACCCCCGCGAAGCCCTCAAGATGGAACAACCCCCGACGGCTTGGGAATTCTACATGATGCGCCTCGCGCATACCCGcctcctcgccgccaacACCTCCTTACACCACCGCGCCCTCGCTTCCCTCAGCCCGGCCCTCGAGCTACACCTCTACCAAGACGAAggcttcctctttctccccttTTTCCAGCACGGCACTCTGCTCGACGTGATCAACCTCTTCCGCTCAGAGTCTTCAGGTGTAATGGACGAGCAGCTAGCCATGTTCTTCACCGTCGAACTCTTGCGGGCCATCGAGGCCTTGCACTCGGTGGGCATCATGCACGGCGACGTCAAAGTCGACAATTGTCTCCTTCGCCTCCCTACGACGACGGATATCTTGCCGACTAACCAGTACCACGCCGACGGATCCGGCGGGTGGGCTGCGCGCGGATTGACGCTCATTGATTTCGGGAGGGGTATTGACTTTAGGCAGTTCAGACAAGAAGTCCAGTTCGTGGCGGACTGGAAGCCTACCGCGCAGGACTGTGCCGAGATGAGGGAGGGGCGGCCGTGGACGTGGCAGATTGATTACCATGGTCTTGCCGGGGTTGTGCACGCGTTGTTGTTTGGGAAATACATTGATACGGTGCCTTGCGGAACTTCCCACTCCAGGTCGTTCGGTGGCCCAGGTGGGAATGATCAGAAGAGGTATAAGATCAGGGAGAACCTAAAGCGGTATTGGCAAACGGATATTTGGGGCCATTGTTTTGATTTGTTGCTGAACCCCGGGAGCTatgtggatgaggaggaaggggggaatATGCCTGTCCTAAAGGGGCTGAGGACGGTTcgggagaggatggagggCTGGTTGGAGGCGAATTGTGAGAGGGGCGTGGGTTTGAGGGGGTGGATGGGAAAGGTTGAGGCTTGGTCTAGGGGAAGGAGGTGA
- a CDS encoding mitotic spindle checkpoint component mad3, variant, with protein sequence MGGALGVLAHSFLYVIVQIKKTTNPMMMNKQQLSQSHIPIHHSQSQVTVNPVSGKRERVFVDLRVIYPTPDEPGTELSFEEIWAARRGWLDVVWEDERKKRPLDAMLTPKRDENMEDLTLEMASTKIVAYHDVLKLDENGKPIYPEHKAGRSAKKNKVIEVNETQIIKAKLDSPSGPKMKKRGSSSEPTMTLHTKAATDDIYDIFNAPLKPTANPSLSDDENRYDSDDYTCGVDDTSKNLATSEAGDETTVVEAIEETDVADEDDDVKSEWSDFTARKHIPDYQGGGDEDHEMTDVLDEELNGQPETSHSQFNHNKVPDENPTQGERPLTHNPPPAPEEVPPTTRNIFVPVPPADYVPTRRPYRDPVEVANNRLPFMTPITERTEFSSLDVTYHHPNMHHPVLTKTPSKAPGLHHDMRDDMSVDGEEEDGQFSENEDEDMLEPESSPLREIPEEDEEEEEQQEKFSPIPVLYGQLGQNQPAARSPLAVKSVTTSPLAHRAVSPLAPRLPGPIIKELQCNPVDELVRKKILANVHPPLTSYEGFYDHRHEKIRKGAEIRKFAQAQSAASKRGRKSTSADKRDSLNEPHPIMLQLPGNPSTKYTIKKELGAGAYAPVYLVENSKPTKTASRTGYGYGQQENENNNLPAHLIRHPREALKMEQPPTAWEFYMMRLAHTRLLAANTSLHHRALASLSPALELHLYQDEGFLFLPFFQHGTLLDVINLFRSESSGVMDEQLAMFFTVELLRAIEALHSVGIMHGDVKVDNCLLRLPTTTDILPTNQYHADGSGGWAARGLTLIDFGRGIDFRQFRQEVQFVADWKPTAQDCAEMREGRPWTWQIDYHGLAGVVHALLFGKYIDTVPCGTSHSRSFGGPGGNDQKRYKIRENLKRYWQTDIWGHCFDLLLNPGSYVDEEEGGNMPVLKGLRTVRERMEGWLEANCERGVGLRGWMGKVEAWSRGRR encoded by the exons ATGGGTGGTGCGCTCGGCGTTCTGGCGCACTCGTTTTTGTATGTTATTGTACAGATCAAGAAGACTACGAATCCTATGATGATGAACAAGCAACAACTTTCTCAATCACATATTCCAATACACCATTCTCAGTCCCAGGTGACGGTGAACCCGGTATCCGGTAAGCGGGAGAGGGTATTTGTGGACCTCAGAGTGATCTACCCTACGCCTGACGAGCCCGGTACCGAGTTGAGTTTCGAAGAGATATGGGCTGCTCGAAGAGGTTGGCTGGATGTGGTCTGGGAGGACGAGAGAAAGAAACGACCACTAGATGCGATGTTGACTCCAAAGAGGGACGAAAATATGGAAGACCTGACGTTGGAGATGGCGTCGACAAAAATTGTGGCTTACCATGATGTTTTGAAACTGGACGAAAACGGGAAGCCCATCTACCCTGAACACAAGGCTGGCAGGAgcgccaagaagaacaaggtgATTGAGGTGAACGAGACACAGATCA TCAAAGCCAAGCTGGACTCTCCTTCTGGGccaaagatgaagaagagaggcTCGTCATCAGAACCAACCATGACGCTGCACACGAAAGCAGCAACAGATGACATCTACGACATCTTCAACGCTCCGCTTAAACCTACAGCAAACCCCAGTTTAAGCGACGACGAGAATCGCTATGATTCGGATGACTATACTTGCGGTGTGGACGACACCTCGAAGAACCTTGCCACCAGTGAGGCAGGAGATGAGACCACAGTTGTAGAGGCAATCGAGGAAACGGATGTTGcagacgaggatgacgacgTCAAGAGCGAGTGGTCCGACTTCACAGCGCGAAAACACATTCCTGATTACCAAGGTGGTGGGGACGAAGACCATGAAATGACGGATGTTTTGGACGAAGAACTCAACGGCCAGCCTGAAACCTCCCATTCACAGTTTAATCACAACAAGGTTCCAGACGAAAACCCAACGCAGGGTGAGCGTCCCTTGACTCACAACCCCCCACCCGCACCCGAAGAAGTTCCTCCTACCACGAGGAATATCTTCGTACCAGTCCCTCCCGCAGACTACGTCCCGACAAGAAGGCCGTATCGAGATCCGGTAGAAGTGGCTAATAACCGCCTGCCCTTCATGACGCCTATCACAGAAAGAACGGAGTTTTCGTCGCTCGACGTCACGTATCACCACCCAAACATGCATCACCCTGTTCTCACCAAGACCCCGTCTAAGGCACCGGGCCTGCATCACGACATGAGGGATGACATGTCCGtggatggtgaggaggaggacggccAATTTTCTGAaaatgaagatgaagatatGCTCGAGCCGGAGAGCAGTCCGCTGCGTGAGATCCctgaggaagacgaggaagaagaggagcagcAAGAGAAGTTCTCGCCGATTCCAGTCTTGTATGGCCAGTTGGGCCAGAATCAGCCCGCGGCCAGATCCCCTCTCGCCGTGAAGTCAGTTACCACATCACCTTTGGCACACAGAGCGGTTTCTCCTCTCGCGCCCAGGCTTCCAGGGCCTATCATCAAAGAACTGCAGTGCAACCCCGTCGACGAGCTCGTCCGCAAGAAGATCCTCGCTAACGTTCATCCTCCCCTCACCTCGTACGAGGGCTTCTACGACCACCGCCACGAGAAGATCCGCAAGGGCGCCGAAATCCGCAAGTTTGCTCAAGCCCAGTCCGCGGCTAGTAAGCGCGGGAGGAAGAGCACCTCTGCCGACAAGCGCGATTCCCTCAACGAGCCGCATCCTATCATGTTGCAGCTCCCCGGCAATCCCAGCACCAAGTACACCATCAAAAAGGAACTCGGCGCCGGTGCCTATGCCCCTGTCTACCTGGTCGAGAATTCCAAGCCTACCAAGACTGCCTCCCGAACTGGTTATGGTTATGGGCAACAAGAGAACGAGAACAACAACCTTCCCGCCCACCTAATCCGTCACCCCCGCGAAGCCCTCAAGATGGAACAACCCCCGACGGCTTGGGAATTCTACATGATGCGCCTCGCGCATACCCGcctcctcgccgccaacACCTCCTTACACCACCGCGCCCTCGCTTCCCTCAGCCCGGCCCTCGAGCTACACCTCTACCAAGACGAAggcttcctctttctccccttTTTCCAGCACGGCACTCTGCTCGACGTGATCAACCTCTTCCGCTCAGAGTCTTCAGGTGTAATGGACGAGCAGCTAGCCATGTTCTTCACCGTCGAACTCTTGCGGGCCATCGAGGCCTTGCACTCGGTGGGCATCATGCACGGCGACGTCAAAGTCGACAATTGTCTCCTTCGCCTCCCTACGACGACGGATATCTTGCCGACTAACCAGTACCACGCCGACGGATCCGGCGGGTGGGCTGCGCGCGGATTGACGCTCATTGATTTCGGGAGGGGTATTGACTTTAGGCAGTTCAGACAAGAAGTCCAGTTCGTGGCGGACTGGAAGCCTACCGCGCAGGACTGTGCCGAGATGAGGGAGGGGCGGCCGTGGACGTGGCAGATTGATTACCATGGTCTTGCCGGGGTTGTGCACGCGTTGTTGTTTGGGAAATACATTGATACGGTGCCTTGCGGAACTTCCCACTCCAGGTCGTTCGGTGGCCCAGGTGGGAATGATCAGAAGAGGTATAAGATCAGGGAGAACCTAAAGCGGTATTGGCAAACGGATATTTGGGGCCATTGTTTTGATTTGTTGCTGAACCCCGGGAGCTatgtggatgaggaggaaggggggaatATGCCTGTCCTAAAGGGGCTGAGGACGGTTcgggagaggatggagggCTGGTTGGAGGCGAATTGTGAGAGGGGCGTGGGTTTGAGGGGGTGGATGGGAAAGGTTGAGGCTTGGTCTAGGGGAAGGAGGTGA